The stretch of DNA ATAGTTGTAAAATAAAGAGATACAAGaaattcaacacaaaaaaacacaaatccacaaaaatagctaaaaaacaatgaaattcatcaatatcaGATACATATTGCAAAAAGAAGCCTGACAGAAAGTTTAAATTATAGTGATAAATAGTGGCGAAATTTGTTTAATCACTACTCTAAATGATAAAGTTTCATGAATAAAAGGATATAATGGTACATCGAtctcattaataaaattattaggctatatacaattaaattgtatattttatgaAGGAGCGaagatttatcatttttcccGTTcttatcgtaaaaaaaataccaagcATACGTCATGACATTGCCTCTCATTTATACCGATGGGTAGGtactttcaattttactttttgctTAAAACTTGTTAAGGTCTAGTTTGGGAACTTTAGTGAAAATTCAAGATGTAggtacaaataaaatgatcGTTTATGTAACTGCACGTTGGgaaaaaggtattttttttacgttaaatTGAATGTAAAACCCTAATGacctttatttttctctctcaaactTTATgggtgtaaaataaaatttggtaaaaagaaatattagattttccattcatttcgTGACtcctcaattttaaaattacattgagttgattaaagttttaaaacttggaaaaaaaaccaaaaactctacttttttcttttttcatctaaagcaaaaattttccttttgcaatcatcctttttttctttacataaaattcCCCATCTAAATGAGGCAAAAGTATTTAGAATGTCGTCGTGCGAAAGAAATCTTctcaaattaacatttaaaagataaaatccgtaaatgaaaaataagattATCTCCCAGTACCTTAAATAATATTGATCCTTTCTCTGATTAGATTtacctattaaaaaaatgataaacatGTATTCGAAAAAAAGCGTTGTGTAGTTGCAgattatatattatattatacatataaaaaagaaagaaatgagataagagttgaatttattgttaataGGTATAGATTTTGAggataaaatggataaaaaaagtaatgtgaaaaatggaaaaactatatatattaCAACGTGAAAAATCAGAGTATATATTATGATGAATTATACCTACAATATAAAGGCTTTGATAAGTTCCGAACAACAATATGTCTTTTATTGCATAAttcatatcatttttttacaaatcttttttttaaaaaaaaatatcaccaCTAAAATTATTAAGTAAATCTCCTTACTATGCATAACATACATCATACCCAAATtggataaagaaaattatgctttaAAAGCTACAGCTGCCGAGCTTTGAATTTGAGGTGAACCCCATTTTCAGGTCGTAGAATAATTTCAGCCATAAGGATGGGCTTGTAGTCTTCTTGGACACTTAACTCGAAGTTTTTAAGTACTTTCACAGCTATACTTTTCATCTCCAGAATAGCAAACTTCTGACCGATGCAATTTCTTGGGCCAGCACTGAATGGCACATAGCCGAAGAGGTTTTGTGTGTCACCACTTCGCTCCACGGCAAAGCGTTCAGGATTAAAAATTTCGGGATCAGTAAATAAGTCAGGATCACGTCCCATGAAGTATGTTCCAATGGCAATACCAGCACCGGCTGGGATGGTTATATCATTTATTGTAACTTCCTTTTCCGACTGACGCCCAATGATAGGTACTGAAGGATATAGTCGCATCGTTTCCTATTCATAGagatatttaaaatcaattagtaTGTGTTTCTAGGTAGATACATCAAACAATTcgacaaacaaacaaacaaattcTCTACACTCACCTTTATCACCAAATCCAAGTACTGCAAGTTGTTAAAGTCACTTATTGTGGGGATACGGGTATCCGTGCCAAAAACATCTCGAATCTCCTCTACAACTCTTCTCTGCACGTCTGAGTGTAGAGCGATGTTGTACAGAAGGAATGAGATACCTGTGGaggtgaataaaatttttattagcaCCATTAGTGCTCTTTAACCCATCAATGCAGGAGTAATAAGTCTGGTATcctttcttattatttatttattcttttgatagcattaatgattttttatgtggGGATTTTATGCTTTAGTTCATAAGGAATGGTCCATATTGAAATTACTCAGTTTGGCCGAGAAAAACATTTAGCAAAAAAGCGGAGTTTTCGCAAGATCAACatggacaaaataaattaatctgaAATATTATAATAGATCAAAAGCTAGttaatttcattataaatattttcttatgagCTAAATTTCTAAgctatatttttcattatcaataaaaatatttttttaacaacgcaaatacagtgggaccccagtacaatgaccactcggatgtactcttcacactcattattttcaatgcgcgagagtagtataaccaagtggtcgttgtactggggtcccactgtatgtCTTAttggtttaaaataaatgcaaaaaaatagtACGTTCCTGAtaatataattatatttttgataaaattgaatcattttgtattttaaattatagatTTGTTATCATTTGAAAAGTgggttatattttttttaattaaacaatacTAATGTCCGCATTCCGATTGGAAAATATGCCAATTTATCGTATGATTTATCATTTCCAGTCTTTCCACTTGTTATATAATTCTAATTTCAAAGGAAGTgaattaatgtgaattttgacgaattgcaatatttgaaaaattccttgaattttttttaaagattcacTGCTTACAGTTCGATTTATGAGATGGTCATTGAACTTACCTGATGTTGTTGTATCGTGTCCCTCAAACATGAAAGTATCCACCTCCTCGCGTATATCCATGTTATTGAGGGGTTTACCATCTACAGTGGCCTGGAGGAGTACATCAAGGAAAGccattttcttcttgataCCCAATCCATCATCAACCACGTGTCCATTGCGGTTCTCATCGTGTTTTCCGTTTTGTTGCATAAGGTCATTGCGTCGCGCCACAATAACGCGATCCGTGAAGTCATGGAGAACCTTGATGGCCTTCTTCTCGCGCGTGGCACTCCGCGAGAGCTTGAAGAAGGGCTCGGGACGTAGCAGAAAATCGAACATACGCAAATGCAAAACATTTGTGATGCTGCGAAGGAGAAGCGGAAGTTGAAGCAAGTTCATGGTCAAGatcaatttgcaaagaaaaatatgactTACTCTTTCACGGCTTGAACGTATTCAGAGTTGCTATTGAGTTG from Lutzomyia longipalpis isolate SR_M1_2022 chromosome 1, ASM2433408v1 encodes:
- the LOC129797016 gene encoding cytochrome P450 4d1-like isoform X1; protein product: MYDLIGQVVFFVLPILIFFVISDYQKKKNTLKGSKIRGPPVLPIVGNGLLFFGKSPPEILKTAENLMQTYGKLARVWIGNTLNVMLCDPKYVEVLLSSNTLIDKSKEYTFLRNWLGDGLLLTTGKKWQSRRKIITPTFHFKILEQFVEVFDKQGNTFVNVLKKMKPEEGVDIYPLVTLYALDVICDSAMGTTANAQLNSNSEYVQAVKDITNVLHLRMFDFLLRPEPFFKLSRSATREKKAIKVLHDFTDRVIVARRNDLMQQNGKHDENRNGHVVDDGLGIKKKMAFLDVLLQATVDGKPLNNMDIREEVDTFMFEGHDTTTSGISFLLYNIALHSDVQRRVVEEIRDVFGTDTRIPTISDFNNLQYLDLVIKETMRLYPSVPIIGRQSEKEVTINDITIPAGAGIAIGTYFMGRDPDLFTDPEIFNPERFAVERSGDTQNLFGYVPFSAGPRNCIGQKFAILEMKSIAVKVLKNFELSVQEDYKPILMAEIILRPENGVHLKFKARQL
- the LOC129797016 gene encoding cytochrome P450 4d10-like isoform X2, with translation MSLELVLICVIFSVIGAIVWHDKFSRQATLGAKIRGPSTYPLIGNGNLFVGASPPEILQVIGKLVKEYGKVLRVFLGLDFMLFVTDPKFVEVLLSSNTLIDKSKEYTFLRNWLGDGLLLTTGKKWQSRRKIITPTFHFKILEQFVEVFDKQGNTFVNVLKKMKPEEGVDIYPLVTLYALDVICDSAMGTTANAQLNSNSEYVQAVKDITNVLHLRMFDFLLRPEPFFKLSRSATREKKAIKVLHDFTDRVIVARRNDLMQQNGKHDENRNGHVVDDGLGIKKKMAFLDVLLQATVDGKPLNNMDIREEVDTFMFEGHDTTTSGISFLLYNIALHSDVQRRVVEEIRDVFGTDTRIPTISDFNNLQYLDLVIKETMRLYPSVPIIGRQSEKEVTINDITIPAGAGIAIGTYFMGRDPDLFTDPEIFNPERFAVERSGDTQNLFGYVPFSAGPRNCIGQKFAILEMKSIAVKVLKNFELSVQEDYKPILMAEIILRPENGVHLKFKARQL